One Methanobrevibacter sp. genomic region harbors:
- a CDS encoding metal-dependent hydrolase, whose amino-acid sequence MEIRWLGHSAFEIISDDNVRILIDPFISNNPVCQVPVEELNPDIILLTHGHSDHFGDALEISNSTNAPIACIHEISLFLAKQGIRNIGVNIGGSFIYRNIKFTMLEAKHSSDIDIVEETVPGGTAASFLITFEDGTKIYHCGDTGLFGDMKDIIGALYKPDVVMVPIGDKFTMGPFEAALATMWMNPKVVIPMHYNTFPPIEQDPAIFANFVSQFNPNIDIVVMNPDEYFEYNPEDYQD is encoded by the coding sequence ATGGAAATAAGATGGTTAGGTCATTCAGCATTTGAAATAATCAGTGATGATAATGTTAGAATTTTAATTGATCCATTCATTAGTAATAATCCGGTTTGTCAAGTTCCTGTGGAAGAATTAAATCCAGATATCATCTTGCTTACTCATGGTCATTCTGACCATTTTGGTGATGCTCTAGAAATATCCAATAGTACTAATGCTCCTATTGCATGTATTCACGAAATTTCACTCTTTTTAGCAAAACAAGGAATTAGGAATATTGGTGTTAATATCGGTGGTTCTTTCATATATAGAAACATTAAATTCACAATGCTTGAAGCTAAACATTCTTCTGACATTGATATTGTTGAAGAAACTGTTCCTGGTGGAACTGCTGCAAGCTTTTTAATAACTTTTGAAGATGGAACTAAAATATATCATTGTGGTGATACTGGGTTATTTGGTGATATGAAAGATATTATTGGTGCATTATATAAACCTGATGTGGTAATGGTGCCTATTGGTGATAAATTTACTATGGGTCCTTTTGAAGCGGCTTTAGCTACTATGTGGATGAATCCAAAAGTAGTTATTCCGATGCATTACAATACATTTCCACCAATAGAACAAGATCCGGCAATTTTTGCCAATTTTGTAAGTCAGTTTAACCCTAATATTGATATTGTGGTTATGAATCCTGATGAATATTTTGAATATAATCCTGAAGATTATCAGGATTAA
- a CDS encoding CBS domain-containing protein, whose product MMNRKVKEIMTTDVITTTSDVDVVFAFEKLMENKISSLPVVENDKLIGIITATDVGHNLILDKYELGTSVEEIMITSVVTVSPDNTIEEAVNIMKENVSSGILNQLPVVEDGKLLGIVSDGDIIQEVF is encoded by the coding sequence ATGATGAATAGGAAAGTTAAAGAAATAATGACCACTGATGTAATCACTACTACATCTGATGTTGATGTAGTATTTGCATTTGAAAAATTAATGGAAAATAAAATTAGTTCTCTTCCTGTTGTTGAGAATGATAAATTAATTGGAATTATTACTGCAACTGATGTTGGTCATAATTTAATTTTAGATAAATATGAATTAGGAACTAGTGTTGAAGAAATAATGATAACTTCTGTAGTTACTGTTTCTCCAGATAATACTATTGAAGAAGCTGTTAACATAATGAAAGAAAATGTTTCTTCAGGTATTTTAAACCAACTTCCTGTTGTTGAAGATGGAAAATTATTGGGTATTGTCTCTGATGGGGATATTATTCAAGAGGTATTCTAA
- a CDS encoding cation diffusion facilitator family transporter, whose amino-acid sequence MDELRNKGGRKAAIVAIVANTFLTIFNIIVGMLSGSYALISEGGHTLSDITTTIIAYIGFKIGQKPADKEHPLGHGRAEAISGLVIMLFLTMVAYEIMSGAVDKLINPSTITTPDIYAAGMAIFGIFINYIISEYIIRLGKQINSPAIVADGKHQKTDIFSSIAILVGVIVSNLGYPILDPIIGLVIGFLILKTAYGIGKENIDNIMGRIPSQEFVNEIKKVANESSEYAKNAHDIKVDYLGSYATVTLHIEMDKNMTLNDSHKIVHVVQNNIIEKIPDIKYVTVHACPAGLKYNHDQEIDE is encoded by the coding sequence ATGGATGAATTAAGAAATAAAGGTGGTAGAAAAGCAGCAATTGTAGCAATAGTTGCAAACACCTTTTTAACCATTTTTAACATTATTGTGGGAATGCTGTCTGGAAGTTATGCATTAATCTCTGAAGGAGGACATACTTTATCAGACATCACAACAACAATAATTGCTTATATCGGATTTAAAATTGGTCAAAAACCTGCAGATAAAGAGCATCCACTTGGACACGGCCGTGCTGAGGCAATAAGTGGATTAGTAATTATGCTATTTTTAACAATGGTCGCTTATGAAATCATGAGTGGAGCAGTTGACAAATTGATTAATCCTTCAACAATTACAACACCAGACATATATGCTGCAGGAATGGCTATTTTTGGAATATTCATCAATTACATAATCAGTGAATATATCATCAGATTAGGTAAACAAATCAATAGCCCAGCAATTGTAGCTGATGGAAAACATCAAAAGACAGATATATTCTCATCAATTGCAATCCTAGTTGGAGTAATTGTGTCAAACCTAGGTTACCCCATATTAGATCCAATTATAGGATTAGTTATAGGATTTTTAATCTTAAAAACAGCATACGGCATCGGTAAAGAAAATATTGACAATATTATGGGCAGAATTCCATCACAGGAGTTTGTTAACGAAATTAAAAAAGTAGCTAATGAAAGCAGCGAATACGCTAAAAATGCTCATGACATAAAAGTAGATTATCTAGGATCATATGCAACAGTGACATTGCATATTGAAATGGATAAAAACATGACCTTGAATGATTCACATAAGATTGTGCATGTTGTTCAAAATAATATCATTGAAAAAATACCCGATATAAAATATGTAACAGTACATGCTTGCCCTGCTGGATTAAAGTACAACCATGACCAAGAAATAGATGAATAA
- a CDS encoding 4Fe-4S binding protein produces the protein MFNIERNGEEHRNLSYNDVNCVGCGICADVCPTSSLRLGPIVPIARGLIEMDLISVKADSCVFCGLCSIACPFDALSLSVDGEDIKKVDSYPVWNKGTVVDDEECMYCGKCHRVCPSDAIIFERTLPKPADLVRGEIEINEDDCIYCSFCADMCPAEAITIKNIPTSSVDKLNNFIDVDTSKCIFCGVCKRVCPEGAIKQICSTCMLREEIEVPEITGDVMILEGSCVYCSWCSEVCPVDAIDITKPFNGKLELVETEDKLCKGDSCHACQDVCPCNAVSIVDGKSVTDLSFCNLCGACVKACPQNIRILTRTDLNLENINSESWNEILNSTLVGK, from the coding sequence ATGTTTAATATAGAAAGAAATGGTGAAGAACATCGTAATTTATCATATAATGATGTAAATTGTGTTGGTTGTGGAATTTGTGCGGATGTTTGTCCAACTTCTTCTTTAAGATTAGGGCCTATTGTTCCTATTGCACGTGGATTAATTGAAATGGATTTAATTTCTGTTAAAGCAGATTCATGTGTGTTCTGTGGATTATGTTCTATTGCTTGTCCGTTTGATGCATTATCATTATCTGTTGATGGGGAAGATATCAAAAAAGTAGACTCTTATCCTGTTTGGAATAAAGGAACTGTTGTTGATGATGAAGAATGTATGTATTGTGGAAAATGTCATCGTGTTTGCCCTAGTGATGCAATAATTTTCGAAAGAACTCTTCCTAAACCTGCTGATTTGGTTAGAGGTGAAATTGAAATAAATGAGGATGATTGTATATATTGTTCTTTTTGTGCAGATATGTGTCCTGCTGAAGCGATTACAATTAAAAATATTCCTACTTCATCTGTAGATAAATTAAATAACTTTATTGATGTGGATACTTCTAAATGTATCTTCTGTGGCGTTTGTAAAAGAGTTTGTCCTGAAGGTGCTATTAAACAAATTTGTTCTACTTGTATGTTAAGAGAAGAAATTGAAGTTCCAGAAATTACTGGAGATGTAATGATTTTAGAAGGTTCATGTGTATATTGTTCATGGTGTTCTGAGGTTTGTCCAGTTGATGCAATTGATATAACTAAACCATTTAATGGTAAATTAGAATTAGTTGAAACTGAAGATAAATTATGTAAAGGAGATTCTTGTCATGCTTGTCAAGATGTCTGTCCATGTAATGCAGTTTCAATTGTTGATGGAAAATCTGTAACTGATTTATCTTTCTGTAATTTATGTGGTGCTTGTGTAAAAGCATGTCCACAGAATATTAGAATTTTAACAAGAACTGATTTGAATTTAGAAAATATTAACTCCGAATCTTGGAATGAAATTTTGAATTCAACATTAGTTGGAAAATAG
- a CDS encoding 2-phosphoglycerate kinase: protein MIWVTSNVDGTEYKEPFSKGIMSRSLNVSYIGSKRAYEIASEIEDELIKNELFIISREELADIVLDHLISMDSKIAEKYKNLKLLRKSKKPLIILMGGSSGVGTSSMAFELANRLRLKNIISTDMIREVMRKVVSKELSPVIHKSSFNAYESIKNPSVKMDRVIEGFIAHADVVNVGIEAIIERSIKEGISTIIEGVHVVPGFISKDLLENNNIIMFTLMIENEESHKQRFYSRCTQPWVKRSLGNYMENFESIRKTQDFLVEQAKIYDSHIINNIDINETIDLMVNNILEKFVGVNDE, encoded by the coding sequence ATGATTTGGGTTACTAGTAATGTTGATGGTACTGAATATAAAGAACCATTTTCCAAAGGAATCATGTCTCGTTCACTGAATGTTTCTTACATTGGGTCTAAAAGAGCATATGAAATTGCTAGTGAAATCGAAGATGAGCTAATTAAAAATGAGTTATTTATCATTTCTCGTGAAGAATTGGCAGATATTGTATTAGATCATTTGATTAGTATGGATTCGAAAATTGCAGAAAAATATAAAAATCTAAAATTACTTAGGAAATCTAAAAAGCCATTAATCATTCTCATGGGTGGTTCATCTGGTGTGGGTACATCTTCAATGGCATTTGAATTGGCTAATCGATTAAGATTAAAGAATATCATAAGTACGGACATGATTCGTGAAGTAATGCGAAAGGTTGTTTCAAAGGAATTAAGTCCAGTTATTCATAAATCTAGTTTCAATGCTTATGAAAGTATAAAAAATCCTTCTGTTAAAATGGATAGAGTTATTGAAGGTTTTATTGCTCATGCTGATGTTGTTAATGTGGGAATTGAAGCAATCATTGAAAGGTCTATTAAAGAGGGGATTAGTACTATTATCGAAGGAGTTCATGTAGTTCCAGGATTTATTAGCAAAGATCTACTTGAAAACAATAATATTATTATGTTTACTTTGATGATTGAAAATGAAGAGTCTCATAAACAGCGTTTTTATTCAAGATGCACTCAACCTTGGGTAAAAAGATCTCTTGGAAATTATATGGAAAATTTTGAATCAATTAGAAAAACTCAAGATTTTTTAGTTGAACAAGCAAAAATTTATGATTCTCATATAATTAACAATATTGATATTAATGAAACAATAGATTTGATGGTAAATAATATTTTGGAAAAATTTGTAGGTGTTAATGATGAATAG
- a CDS encoding radical SAM protein translates to MLYEKNIFQKNIKSIDIRMGLAYPNIYKTAMSSLGYNILYNQINEREDCWCERIIFPNPKSIESNTPSKYFDIISFTIQFEEDYFNVLNMLKNAEIPLKREDRNESDPLIIAGGPCTTANPMPISDYIDLFVIGEGETVIDNILDTYQNHGKNLEKYLEIESIYIPKYNNNTKINIIQNMDDAYHITEPIVSKSDDENYQTIFNNSIMLNVSRGCTRGCRFCMSGYLYRPMRETEYKKLIDIAIKNRENTDINKITLIGAAVSDYHNLENLISGLEKEGFQISTPSLRIESITKETLASLKKSGLKTITLAPESTEELRKVINKEILEEKIFTVIKNAVELDFKIKLYFLIGIPGETMDDIKELCQYMKNIAEMHNSIKNVKFSVNPLIPKPHTPLQWEPYDFKDIKKKTRYINKEMRKYNIKCESPKKGLIQYILSCGNRGIGAIIEKSLTKQPTLKEWRELLPEYDIDDSLPWDNIDVGVNKRFLKIENKRLRNLKQTPWCEESPCYNCGSCEK, encoded by the coding sequence ATGTTGTATGAAAAAAATATCTTCCAAAAAAATATCAAAAGCATAGATATTCGCATGGGATTAGCTTATCCAAACATTTATAAAACTGCAATGTCTTCATTAGGATATAACATCTTATACAATCAAATTAATGAGCGTGAGGACTGCTGGTGTGAACGGATAATTTTTCCAAACCCAAAATCAATAGAATCAAATACACCGAGCAAGTATTTTGATATTATAAGCTTTACTATCCAGTTTGAAGAAGATTATTTTAACGTATTAAACATGCTAAAAAATGCTGAAATACCACTTAAAAGAGAAGATAGAAATGAAAGTGATCCATTGATTATTGCGGGAGGACCATGTACAACTGCAAACCCAATGCCAATATCTGATTATATTGATCTTTTTGTAATTGGTGAAGGAGAAACAGTGATTGATAATATTTTAGATACATATCAAAATCATGGCAAAAATTTAGAAAAATATTTAGAAATAGAAAGCATCTACATTCCCAAGTATAACAATAATACAAAAATAAATATCATACAAAATATGGATGATGCATATCACATTACAGAACCAATCGTGAGTAAAAGTGATGATGAAAATTATCAGACAATTTTCAATAATTCAATAATGTTAAATGTTTCTCGAGGATGTACTAGAGGTTGCAGATTCTGTATGTCAGGATATTTATACAGACCCATGAGAGAAACTGAATACAAAAAACTAATTGACATTGCAATTAAAAATCGTGAAAATACCGACATAAATAAAATCACATTAATTGGTGCTGCAGTTTCAGATTACCATAATTTGGAAAATTTGATTAGTGGTTTGGAAAAAGAAGGTTTTCAAATTTCAACACCTTCACTTAGAATTGAATCAATAACAAAGGAAACTTTAGCATCATTGAAAAAAAGTGGATTGAAAACAATTACTCTTGCACCAGAATCAACTGAAGAATTACGAAAAGTAATCAATAAAGAGATACTGGAAGAAAAAATTTTTACAGTAATAAAAAATGCTGTTGAACTTGACTTTAAGATAAAATTATATTTCTTGATTGGCATTCCTGGAGAAACTATGGATGATATAAAAGAACTTTGCCAATACATGAAAAATATTGCGGAAATGCACAATAGCATTAAAAATGTAAAATTTAGTGTAAATCCCCTCATTCCAAAACCACACACACCATTACAATGGGAACCTTACGATTTTAAGGATATTAAAAAGAAAACTAGATATATCAACAAAGAAATGAGGAAATATAATATTAAGTGCGAAAGTCCTAAAAAAGGGCTAATTCAATATATATTATCTTGTGGAAATAGGGGCATTGGTGCAATTATTGAGAAATCTTTAACAAAACAGCCAACATTAAAAGAATGGAGAGAATTATTACCTGAATATGATATTGATGATTCATTGCCTTGGGACAATATTGACGTTGGCGTAAATAAAAGATTTTTAAAAATAGAAAATAAACGATTAAGAAATTTAAAGCAAACACCATGGTGTGAAGAAAGTCCATGTTACAATTGTGGATCATGTGAAAAATAA
- a CDS encoding Ig-like domain-containing protein: protein MFFFIVGAISAAELNNASNTEDSNLMTDDVNSLSVENNLEVSNEDSISETNIVNSHDDDLNNENVQTSNYNESGNNNTDGDVLSVSNDNTVSATPAKTSTKLTVEDTHYGKSATYFKVTLKDANGNGISNQKISLKVNGVTYTATTNSNGIASVKITALSKGTYDAVVKYAGSSNYADVSLSKKVKVLSSVSGSDLTKYYGNVVQYEVTFWKNYNALANTKVSFKVNGITYTKTTDSNGVARLPVNIAPGKYVITTTNPYSGEKLSRNCISLKDATTLTHGSTATYIKPKTKYSFTVTLKSKHGVLIKDKSVVFKYNNKKVTVKTNAYGKATLYLPTLAKGTYSISYSYSGDKYYSGSSESGKLYVKNPTTKLTSSKLSMQYKDGSKFKVKLTKSGKALANKTVKVTFYGKTYSIKTNSNGNAYLTVPTVKPGTYAVKYQYLTSSSFDYCYGSNKIVVSKQTAKVSAGDLVMNYKDGSVYSVSVKNKFGNPLKDITVKLVFNGKTFTKTTDSKGIAKLAIGTTGIGYYTIKTTISSSYYAHSAISKHVSIKGTKFVGSTVYVSTGKSASYSVKLLDYKKNPIKSTKVTFTVDSKQYNATTDSYGVAKVKLGVLSDGDHKIKYSQGVYSGSSTIHVVNSVTINQLIDASTKMQKYIEKNHKLPSTVKIGSISYKTSDYLYLVSKAIVQLKSGDKSKIYVKHISDPSSPSSTYHAGKLSDYLSVAKNVVKIAEENGKMPNSVSSKVGTIGYKSLVYAFARVVGFCDDNGRLPVFVEIKSIKTSSSSTSINSKNTIKSLEAYLKATANCQVGNAKIKKLVDKLTKGLKTQKAKANAIFKYVRDTLSYSFYYDTKYGAVGTLNAKKGNCVDHSHLLAAMFRTAKLPTRYVHGTCKFTSGSTYGHVWVQVLIDGTWTVADATSSKNSLGKIGNWNTKTYKLNGYYSSLSF from the coding sequence ATGTTCTTCTTTATTGTAGGAGCAATTAGTGCAGCTGAATTAAATAATGCTTCAAATACAGAAGATTCAAATTTAATGACAGATGATGTTAATTCATTATCCGTTGAAAATAATTTAGAAGTTTCTAACGAGGATTCTATCTCAGAGACTAATATAGTTAATTCTCATGATGATGATTTGAATAATGAAAATGTTCAAACTTCTAATTATAATGAATCAGGTAATAATAACACCGATGGTGATGTTTTATCTGTTTCTAATGATAATACAGTATCTGCTACTCCTGCTAAAACATCTACAAAGTTAACTGTGGAGGATACTCATTATGGAAAATCCGCTACATATTTTAAAGTAACCTTGAAAGATGCAAATGGCAATGGTATCAGCAATCAAAAAATTTCTTTAAAAGTGAATGGAGTGACTTACACTGCTACTACCAATAGTAATGGTATTGCATCAGTAAAAATCACTGCTTTATCTAAAGGCACATATGATGCTGTCGTCAAATATGCTGGTAGTTCAAATTATGCAGATGTATCTCTTTCAAAGAAAGTTAAAGTATTATCTTCAGTAAGTGGAAGTGATCTTACTAAATACTATGGAAATGTTGTCCAGTATGAAGTAACATTTTGGAAAAATTATAATGCATTAGCAAATACAAAAGTATCATTTAAAGTTAATGGGATAACTTATACAAAAACTACTGATTCAAATGGAGTTGCAAGATTACCTGTTAATATTGCACCTGGAAAATACGTCATCACTACAACTAACCCATATTCTGGTGAAAAGTTGTCTAGAAATTGTATTTCCTTAAAAGATGCTACAACATTAACTCATGGTTCAACTGCTACTTACATTAAACCAAAAACAAAGTATTCTTTTACTGTAACTTTAAAATCCAAACATGGTGTTTTAATTAAAGATAAAAGTGTAGTATTCAAATATAACAATAAAAAAGTAACCGTTAAAACCAATGCGTACGGAAAAGCTACTTTATATCTTCCGACTCTTGCTAAAGGTACTTATTCTATTAGTTATTCATATTCTGGAGACAAATATTATTCAGGTTCCTCAGAATCTGGAAAATTATATGTCAAAAACCCTACTACTAAACTTACATCTTCAAAATTATCCATGCAATATAAAGATGGATCTAAATTTAAAGTTAAATTAACAAAAAGCGGTAAAGCTTTAGCCAATAAAACTGTGAAAGTCACATTTTATGGAAAAACTTATTCAATTAAGACTAATTCCAATGGTAATGCTTATTTAACTGTCCCTACAGTAAAACCAGGTACTTATGCTGTTAAATATCAGTATTTAACTTCAAGCTCTTTCGATTACTGTTATGGATCTAATAAAATAGTTGTTTCTAAACAAACTGCTAAAGTTTCAGCAGGGGATTTAGTAATGAACTATAAAGATGGTTCTGTTTATTCAGTTAGTGTAAAGAATAAATTTGGAAACCCTCTTAAAGATATTACTGTCAAACTTGTATTCAATGGAAAAACTTTTACTAAAACTACTGATTCAAAAGGTATTGCTAAATTAGCAATTGGTACTACAGGTATAGGTTATTATACTATTAAAACTACTATTTCCAGCAGTTATTATGCACATAGTGCTATATCTAAACATGTTTCAATTAAAGGAACTAAATTTGTAGGTAGTACTGTTTATGTCTCAACTGGTAAGAGTGCATCTTATTCCGTGAAATTATTGGATTACAAAAAGAATCCAATTAAAAGTACTAAAGTTACTTTCACAGTTGATAGTAAACAATATAATGCTACTACTGATTCATATGGTGTTGCTAAAGTAAAACTTGGTGTTTTATCTGATGGTGATCATAAAATTAAATATTCTCAAGGAGTATATTCAGGTTCCTCTACAATACATGTTGTAAATAGTGTAACTATTAACCAACTTATTGATGCATCAACAAAAATGCAAAAGTATATTGAGAAAAATCATAAGTTACCATCTACTGTTAAAATTGGAAGTATCAGCTATAAAACTAGTGATTATTTATATTTAGTTTCCAAAGCTATTGTACAGTTAAAATCTGGTGACAAATCTAAGATTTATGTTAAACATATTTCTGACCCAAGTAGTCCTTCATCAACATATCATGCAGGTAAATTATCTGATTACTTATCTGTTGCAAAAAATGTTGTTAAAATTGCAGAAGAAAATGGTAAAATGCCGAATTCTGTAAGTTCTAAAGTAGGTACTATTGGTTATAAAAGTTTAGTTTATGCATTTGCTCGTGTTGTTGGATTCTGTGATGATAATGGTAGATTGCCAGTGTTTGTTGAAATTAAATCTATCAAAACATCTAGTTCAAGTACTAGTATAAATTCCAAAAACACTATTAAAAGTTTAGAAGCATATCTTAAAGCAACTGCAAATTGCCAAGTGGGTAATGCTAAAATTAAAAAGTTAGTTGATAAATTAACTAAAGGATTAAAAACTCAGAAAGCTAAGGCTAATGCAATTTTCAAGTATGTTAGAGACACTTTATCATATAGTTTCTATTATGATACTAAGTATGGTGCTGTCGGTACTTTGAATGCTAAAAAAGGAAATTGTGTGGATCATTCTCATTTACTTGCAGCTATGTTTAGAACTGCTAAACTTCCAACTAGATATGTTCATGGTACATGTAAGTTTACCAGTGGAAGCACTTATGGACACGTGTGGGTTCAAGTATTGATTGATGGTACTTGGACTGTTGCTGATGCAACAAGTTCTAAAAACTCGTTAGGAAAGATAGGTAATTGGAATACTAAGACTTATAAACTTAATGGATATTATTCCAGTCTTTCATTCTAA
- a CDS encoding phosphopantetheine adenylyltransferase, which translates to MNSKKYDKVAVGGTFDKFHDGHKKLLSTAFELGNRVEIGVTSDAFGGLKGDIDSCKERMSNLRSFFADKSDFVVIPLNDPYGTTIHDAEFEAIVVSEETEPTAVEINKIRVSKGMDPIDIVVVSFVLAYDGNPISSTRIRRGEINQNGNVVE; encoded by the coding sequence ATGAATTCTAAGAAATATGATAAAGTGGCTGTTGGTGGAACTTTTGATAAATTTCACGATGGACACAAAAAATTATTATCAACTGCTTTTGAATTAGGTAACAGGGTTGAGATTGGTGTTACTTCTGATGCTTTTGGGGGATTGAAGGGAGATATTGATTCTTGTAAAGAGAGAATGAGTAATTTAAGGTCTTTTTTTGCTGATAAATCTGATTTTGTTGTGATTCCATTAAATGATCCATATGGGACCACAATTCATGATGCTGAATTTGAAGCTATTGTTGTCAGTGAAGAAACTGAACCTACTGCAGTTGAAATTAATAAGATTAGAGTTTCAAAAGGCATGGATCCTATTGATATTGTTGTAGTAAGTTTTGTACTAGCTTATGATGGAAATCCTATATCTTCAACACGAATTAGGCGTGGTGAGATTAATCAAAATGGGAATGTTGTTGAATAA
- a CDS encoding class III signal peptide-containing protein — protein MQIMKQFINENSGQGAAEYILLFGGVLVIALLALTIYRSYMETSDVSLKAKDDIIDVRNTILDNRTHV, from the coding sequence ATGCAAATTATGAAACAATTCATTAACGAAAATTCAGGACAAGGAGCAGCAGAATATATTTTGCTCTTCGGAGGAGTACTTGTAATTGCATTGCTAGCTTTAACCATATACAGATCATATATGGAAACAAGTGACGTCAGCCTAAAAGCTAAAGATGACATAATAGATGTTAGAAACACAATACTTGACAATAGAACACATGTTTAA
- a CDS encoding pyridoxal phosphate-dependent aminotransferase, which translates to MINPASRTKSIELSLIRKMFEVTNPNAINLGIGEPDFDVPENIKNAMKQSIDENDTHYTPNKGYIELREEISKKFKKENEINTNPDDIIVTVGASEGLFMCTQAFIEKGDEVLLPNPSFLSYEACVKLADGNIVPVDCTMENEFKLKAEDVQEKITDKTKAIILNSPSNPTGAVMDKEDIKAIADLSMDNDFLIISDEIYEKIIYGKKNYSPAKYGDNVITLNGFSKTYAMTGLRIGYLATTNDYYTEQLLKIHQYNIACANTTAQRGAYEALTGPQNEVEKMVSEFQRRRDLIVSRLNGMGYETVNAEGAFYVFPRIEDKEFVMKAAKAGVITVPGIAFGSNGDNHVRMSYANSYENIEKAMDILEESVVNG; encoded by the coding sequence ATGATAAATCCAGCAAGTAGAACAAAATCAATTGAATTATCATTAATCAGAAAAATGTTTGAAGTTACAAATCCTAATGCAATAAACTTAGGAATCGGTGAGCCTGATTTTGATGTTCCAGAAAATATCAAAAATGCTATGAAACAATCAATTGATGAAAATGATACTCATTATACTCCAAATAAAGGATATATTGAATTAAGAGAAGAAATTTCTAAAAAGTTTAAAAAAGAAAATGAGATAAATACTAATCCGGATGACATTATTGTTACAGTAGGTGCTAGTGAAGGATTGTTCATGTGTACTCAAGCATTCATTGAAAAAGGAGATGAGGTGTTGCTTCCAAATCCAAGTTTCCTTTCATATGAAGCATGCGTGAAATTAGCTGATGGAAATATTGTACCAGTTGACTGCACTATGGAAAATGAATTTAAATTAAAAGCAGAAGACGTACAAGAAAAAATAACTGATAAAACAAAAGCAATAATATTAAATTCACCATCAAATCCAACTGGTGCTGTAATGGATAAAGAAGACATAAAAGCGATTGCAGATTTATCCATGGATAATGATTTCCTAATAATTTCTGATGAAATATATGAAAAAATCATTTATGGTAAAAAGAATTATTCTCCTGCAAAATACGGCGACAATGTAATTACTTTAAATGGATTTTCAAAAACATATGCAATGACTGGACTTAGAATAGGTTATTTAGCAACAACAAATGACTATTATACAGAACAGTTGCTTAAAATACATCAATATAACATTGCATGTGCAAATACAACAGCACAAAGAGGAGCATATGAAGCATTAACTGGACCTCAAAATGAAGTTGAAAAAATGGTTTCTGAATTCCAAAGAAGACGTGACCTCATCGTCAGCCGTTTAAACGGAATGGGATATGAAACAGTAAATGCAGAAGGTGCATTCTACGTATTCCCAAGAATTGAAGATAAAGAATTTGTAATGAAAGCTGCAAAAGCAGGTGTAATTACAGTTCCGGGAATTGCATTTGGATCCAACGGAGATAATCATGTACGTATGTCCTATGCAAATTCATACGAAAACATCGAAAAAGCAATGGATATTTTAGAAGAGAGTGTAGTTAATGGATGA
- a CDS encoding 4Fe-4S binding protein, whose protein sequence is MAVKIDSDLCGHIQDCPVQGLCIKLCEQGAIIEKDGDVAIVPENCDECDLCIQNCPNQAISKA, encoded by the coding sequence ATGGCAGTAAAAATTGATTCTGATTTATGTGGACATATCCAAGATTGTCCAGTACAAGGATTATGTATTAAACTTTGTGAGCAAGGTGCAATCATTGAAAAAGATGGGGATGTAGCAATTGTCCCTGAAAACTGTGATGAATGTGACCTTTGTATCCAAAACTGTCCAAATCAAGCTATATCTAAAGCATGA
- a CDS encoding class III signal peptide-containing protein, with the protein MFKKEIDNKGQGSAELILIIGGLIVIVLIISGYISNITEKTQTNLHNLLKIEREFLINKI; encoded by the coding sequence ATGTTTAAAAAAGAAATTGACAATAAAGGACAAGGGAGTGCCGAGTTAATTTTAATAATAGGAGGTTTAATAGTTATTGTACTAATAATATCAGGTTACATTTCCAATATAACCGAAAAAACACAAACAAATTTACATAATTTGTTAAAAATAGAAAGAGAGTTTTTAATAAATAAAATATAA